The following coding sequences lie in one Labrus bergylta chromosome 13, fLabBer1.1, whole genome shotgun sequence genomic window:
- the bcs1l gene encoding mitochondrial chaperone BCS1 produces MPLSDFLDGLKDNPYFGAGFGLVGVGTALAVARKGAQVGMVFFRRNYMITLEVPSRDKSYHWLLSWITKHARHTQHLSVETSYLAHESGRVHTQFDFHPSPGNHIIWYGRKWIRVERTREKQMVDLHTGTPWESVTFTALGRDRQIFFNILQEARELALKQEEGRTVMYTAMGAEWRPFGFPRRRRPLSSVVLEDGVGEKIVDDVKEFIGNPKWYTDRGIPYRRGYLLYGPPGCGKSSFITALAGELGYSICLMSLSDRSLSDDRLNHLLSVAPQQSIILLEDVDAAFVSRDLLPTENPLAFQGMGRLTFSGLLNSLDGVASSEARIVFMTTNFIERLDAALIRPGRVDLKQYIGHCTHSQLEQMFRRFYPDVAASEAERFAEQALATHTEISAAQVQGHFLLHKMDPKGSIDNVSQLKG; encoded by the exons ATGCCCCTGTCAGACTTTCTGGACGGCCTGAAGGACAACCCATACTTTGGGGCTGGCTTTGGACTGGTTGGTGTTGGCACAGCGTTGGCAGTGGCCAGGAAAGGAGCCCAGGTGGGGATGGTCTTCTTTCGCAGGAACTACATGATCACTCTGGAGGTCCCCAGCAGAGATAAGAGCTACCACTGGCTGCTGAGCTGGATCACCAAGCACGCCAGACACACTCAACACCTGAGCGTGGAGACGTCCTACCTGGCTCATGAGAGCGGACGGGTTCACACGCAGTTTGACTTCCACCCAAGCCCTGGGAACCACATCATCTG GTATGGGAGGAAGTGGATCAGGGTGGAGAGGACCAGAGAGAAGCAGATGGTGGATCTGCACACTGGGACCCCGTGGGAGTCTGTGACCTTCACCGCATTaggcagagacagacagattttCTTCAATATATTACAAGAAG CCAGAGAATTGGCCCTGAAGCAGGAAGAGGGGCGGACAGTGATGTACACGGCCATGGGTGCTGAGTGGAGGCCTTTTGGGTTTCCTCGGCGACGCAGACCCCTCAGCTCTGTGGTCCTGGAGGATGGCGTTGGGGAAAAGATCGTAGATGATGTGAAGGAGTTTATTGGAAACCCCAAGTGGTACACAGACAGAG GTATTCCCTACAGAAGAGGATATCTGCTGTACGGCCCCCCTGGGTGTGGAAAAAGCAGCTTTAT CACGGCTCTGGCAGGTGAGCTGGGTTACAGCATCTGTCTGATGAGTCTGAGTGATCGAAGCCTTTCAGACGACCGCCTGAATCACCTCCTGAGCGTGGCTCCGCAGCAGAGCATCATTCTGCTGGAGGACGTAGATGCTGCCTTTGTCAGCAGAGATCTGCTTCCAACAGAGA ACCCTCTGGCCTTCCAGGGAATGGGGAGACTCACCTTTAGCGGCCTGCTGAATTCTCTGGATGGAGTGGCTTCATCTGAGGCCAGGATCGTTTTTATGACCACCAACTTCATTGAAAG GTTAGATGCAGCTCTGATCCGACCCGGCCGTGTTGACCTGAAGCAGTATATTGGACACTGCACTCACAGTCAGCTTGAACAGATGTTCAGGCGGTTCTACCCGGACGTGGCCGCCTCTGAGGCAGAGCGTTTTGCAGAACAAGCGTTGGCTACACACACTGAGATTAGCGCTGCTCAGGTGCAAGGACACTTTCTGCTGCATAAAATGGACCCTAAAGGCTCTATAGACAATGTTTCCCAACTAAAAGGATGA
- the znf142 gene encoding zinc finger protein 142 yields MERHQCTKCGQSFSDSALFASHLCSERLTAPSCEKQLSNYTCSQCTQAFSKPGVLKRHFKITHSGHDPKGPFTCSEEGCLFSSMDRQEYQNHSMATHGLTLIPCTVKSCKVSFVTQEEMERHLRGHMPFGCFQCEFVCQNEKDMSQHLLEHDRLQTVAQGVETAGTAVCRNGRQQPEVSSRSKRKLISNSTPSSPEEGNDERHERQRHNIKRVRTERDKPSVVDTAPLPSKEYLAEGSERVYRTHTCPKCRRCFKMRSHLQEHLHLHFPDPSLQCPTCQRYFTSKSKLRVHRLREAGEKLHRCHLCEYSAVEKNAIRRHLSSVHAAESQDGQSYPCPTCGQSFLQSRSLKAHMKTHNILSDSKLTNCFREGCSFQSSSHKELLKHSVDVHGVRAVECRHHACAAVFESETDMQAHYRTHLAYHCSHCDFSCSNKALFLQHRRQGHPGSDKLCCDFCSFATFNPVEFERHVGHLHANEKIHRCSQCSFVTSHKRGLKRHMLMHSGEKPHKCSLCDFRCRDESYLSKHMLTHSDSKNFMCADCGYVTKWKHYLTVHMRKHAGDLRYQCDQCSYRCHRMDQLNSHKLRHQAKSLMCEICAYACKRKYELRNHMLVKHSGEEKQPSVYKCKYCAYTTCYRQALQNHENCKHTKLKEFRCALCFYSSFSSISLFLHKRKTHGYVPGDKAWLENYAAKEKERNSAEFLQDFYKKPSAAQQQPGQSTSEGPLTSQREQPDLYRSADQSAKKDTADGSNTVDVFDVGSQEVANEGISDVPTSVNSSEEYCTLVLTTLSTTDYQHEEENCAKQTLNSNNLNPTRADQSQERAELSASSSEADDVDMADAECEQSDTDNHEPLDGTHQLFEPGEHVTQIHELENDDKTTSSSLPTEKSQPLESEVRLKEMKKHDQDQAEAMLLEGRVQMVVVPAKDIYHCDKCSYVTSKESTLKNHRQAMCHGRTKGHKCQSCGAQFKQRRGLDSHLAKKCPAVQRKTRTFVGVLNTCLTTDNDSSVGQGGSKVDQGTSSIRTEILPSPQRISTESDDQVSHQPEEGVSTATPDVKVPHSSSESGLQKSKIQRKKVSELAQKKVKTKCSRESSEKTAPLHPLHSKKDGKFKCQLCSFSSVKLATLERHISTCRKSLRKTENQESSALDDDEEGNKSVRGKEDVVRKNSEGDGTVSEKHRTFSCPSCDFKCRQKRGLESHKKRGCLKLDEVKCTSCSINAKSKHSLSCQILSVHNKKKSAVAASERLQCQQCAFTCKQERCMAQHVALKHKGARPHLCRYCPFSTTRRYRLEEHESLHTGLGRHSCGVCDKTFGTVTKLRQHKTRIHDKEPTHFCSLCDFSGYTLDDVRRHKLRCHTGELHHSCGHCDAQFSSEVALRKHCKRVHKLQVSFSCKQCDFTCSSQTLLKSHQENKHPQVKCSTCQEAFETKESLEIHQRIHLAHHCQLCPFAAKTKQLLARHLLNKHEEGSPEDKPLRCSACQFACRHQLVLEQHLRSHGGKRLYKCTDCKYSTRNKQKITWHIRIHTGEKPYSCEQCSYTCTDPSRLKLHMRVHQEEKKYLCPECGYKCKWATQLKYHMAKHTGDKPYACDECEYRTNRADALRAHRDTQHCSLRPFVCEKCGKAFKTSFVLKTHQRQHSDDRPYTCGLCSKAFRWPAGLRHHFLSHTKQQPFCCRHCSYRAKQKFQVVKHLKRHHPEVSAEQGVVRDSEAGSLTLKEAMQERLEEREAEEVEEEEGTAEEGQDEEHGVVEEHVQREEDFKK; encoded by the exons ATGGAGCGTCATCAGTGTACAAAATGTGGACAGAGTTTCTCGGACAGCGCCTTATTTGCTTCTCACCTCTGTTCAGAAAGGTTGACCGCTCCATCGTGTGAAAAACAGTTGAGTAACTACACATGCTCTCAGTGCACTCAGGCTTTTTCCAAGCCTGGTGTCCTAAAACGCCACTTCAAAATCACCCACAGTGGACATGACCCTAAAGGCCCATTCACCTGCAGCGAGGAAGGCTGTCTTTTCAGCAGCATGGACCGACAGGAATATCAAAACCACTCGATGGCCACACATGGTCTCACTCTTATTCCTTGTACTGTAAAGTCCTGCAAAGTGTCCTTCGTCAcacaggaggagatggagagacaCTTGCGGGGCCACATGCCCTTTGGCTGCTTTCAGTGTGAGTTTGTCtgtcaaaatgaaaaagacaTGAGTCAGCACCTCTTGGAGCACGACCGTCTGCAAACTGTCGCTCAAG GAGTTGAGACTGCAGGCACAGCTGTATGCAGGAATGGACGCCAGCAGCCTGAAGTCTCCAGCAGatcaaaaagaaaactgatATCCAACTCAACTCCATCATCACCAGAGGAGGGGAATGATGAACGACATGAGAGGCAAAGGCATAACATAAAAAGAGTgagaacagaaagagacaaACCTTCAGTAGTGGACACTGCACCACTGCCATCCAAAG AGTACCTTGCAGAGGGATCAGAGCGCGTCTATCGCACACACACCTGCCCCAAGTGTCGCCGCTGCTTCAAGATGCGCTCCCACTTGCAGGAGCACCTGCATTTACATTTCCCTGATCCCAGTCTCCAGTGTCCCACCTGTCAACGTTACTTCACCAGCAAGAGCAAGCTACGCGTTCATCGACTCCGTGAGGCCGGTGAAAAGCTTCACCGGTGTCACCTGTGTGAGTATTCGGCCGTGGAGAAGAACGCAATACGCCGCCACCTCTCGAGTGTGCATGCCGCAGAAAGTCAGGACGGTCAGAGTTACCCTTGTCCCACCTGTGGTCAGAGCTTTCTCCAGAGCAGGTCGCTCAAGGCTCACATGAAGACGCACAACATCCTGTCGGACAGCAAGCTGACAAACTGCTTCAGAGAGGGTTGTTCTTTCCAGAGCTCGTCACACAAAGAGCTTCTGAAACACTCTGTGGATGTGCACGGAGTCAGAGCTGTAGAGTGTCGCCATCACGCCTGCGCAGCCGTCTTTGAAAGTGAGACAGACATGCAGGCTCATTATCGGACACACCTGGCCTACCACTGCTCACACTGTGATTTCTCCTGCTCCAATAAAGCCCTCTTCCTCCAGCACCGGCGGCAGGGTCACCCAGGGAGCGACAAGCTTTGCTGCGACTTCTGCTCCTTCGCCACCTTTAACCCCGTGGAGTTTGAGCGGCACGTCGGACACCTGCACGCCAACGAGAAGATTCACCGCTGCTCTCAGTGCAGCTTTGTGACGTCCCACAAACGTGGCCTGAAGAGACACATGTTGATGCACAGTG GTGAGAAGCCCCATAAGTGCAGCCTGTGTGACTTCAGGTGCAGAGATGAGTCCTACCTCTCCAAACATATGCTCACTCACTCAGACAGCAAGAACTTTATGTGCGCTGACTGTGGATACGTCACTAAATGGAAACACTACCTGACTGTCCATATGAGGAAACACGCTGGAGACCTCAG GTATCAGTGTGATCAGTGCTCCTACCGCTGTCACCGCATGGACCAGCTCAACAGCCACAAACTACGACATCAGGCCAAATCTCTCATGTGTGAGATTTGCGCTTACGCCTGCAAGCGAAAGTATGAGCTCCGTAATCACATGCTGGTCAAACACTCTGGAGAGGAGAAGCAGCCGTCCGTCTATAAGTGCAAATACTGCGCGTACACCACCTGCTACAGACAAGCCCTGCAAAACCACGAGAACTGCAAACACACCAAGCTCAAAGAGTTTCGCTGTGCGCTCTGCTTTTATTCCTCTTTCAGCAGCATCAGCCTCTTTCTGCACAAGAGGAAAACTCACGGGTACGTACCAGGAGACAAAGCGTGGCTCGAGAACTACGCAGccaaggagaaggagaggaactCTGCTGAGTTCTTGCAGGACTTTTACAAGAAGCCTTCAGCAGCTCAACAGCAGCCCGGACAGTCAACTTCTGAAGGACCTCTGACATCTCAAAGGGAACAGCCTGATCTTTATCGCTCAGCAGATCAGAGTGCCAAGAAAGATACCGCGGATGGCTCAAatactgtggatgtttttgatgTTGGTTCTCAAGAGGTTGCGAATGAAGGGATTTCCGATGTTCCCACATCTGTCAACAGTTCAGAAGAGTACTGCACTCTTGTTTTAACAACACTATCAACCACTGACTATCAACATGAGGAAGAAAACTGTGCAAAGCAAACTCTAAACTCAAACAATTTGAACCCCACCAGGGCTGACCAATCACAAGAGAGAGCAGAACTCTCTGCATCTTCATCAGAAGCAGACGATGTAGACATGGCTGATGCAGAATGTGAACAAAGTGACACAGATAACCATGAGCCTCTCGATGGTACACATCAACTATTTGAACCTGGAGAGCATGTCACTCAAATACACGAGTTGGAGAATGATGACAAAACGACCAGTTCCTCTCTTCCGACTGAGAAAAGTCAGCCTCTAGAATCTGAGGTCCGTCTGAAAGAGATGAAGAAGCATGACCAGGACCAAGCAGAAGCCATGCTCCTGGAAGGACGAGTGCAGATGGTTGTGGTGCCGGCTAAAGACATTTATCACTGTGATAAGTGCTCTTATGTAACCAGTAAGGAGAGCACTTTGAAGAACCACCGCCAGGCTATGTGTCACGGTAGGACAAAGGGACATAAGTGCCAGTCCTGCGGTGCACAGTTCAAACAGAGGAGAGGTCTTGATAGCCACCTTGCAAAGAAGTGCCCCGCTGTCCAGCGGAAAACCAGGACATTTGTCGGTGTTTTGAATACATGTTTGACTACAGATAACGACTCAAGTGTAGGTCAGGGAGGATCCAAAGTGGATCAGGGAACAAGTTCCATTCGGACAGAAATTCTTCCTTCCCCACAAAGAATTAGCACAGAATCAGATGATCAGGTCTCTCATCAGCCAGAAGAGGGCGTGTCCACAGCTACACCGGATGTTAAAGTCCCTCATTCTTCAAGTGAGTCAGGACTCCAGAAGAGCAAAATACAGAGAAAGAAGGTTTCAGAACTTGCacaaaagaaagtgaaaacaaagtGTTCAAGAGAAAGCAGTGAAAAGACTGCTCCACTGCATCCCCTTCACTctaaaaaagatggaaaattcAAATGCCAGCTGTGCAGTTTTTCGTCAGTTAAGCTTGCAACACTTGAGAGACACATCTCAACATGCCGAAAGAGCTTAAGGAAAACTGAGAATCAGGAATCGTCAGCTTTAGATGATGACGAGGAAGGCAACAAGTCTGTGCGAGGAAAAGAGGACGTTGTCAGAAAGAACAGTGAAGGCGATGGGACAGTCTCTGAGAAACATCGAACCTTCTCCTGTCCAAGCTGTGACTTCAAGTGCAGACAGAAAAGAGGGTTAGAAAGCCATAAAAAGAGAGGCTGCTTAAAACTCGATGAAGTCAAATGCACCAGCTGCTCAATTAATGCCAAATCTAAACATTCTTTGAGCTGTCAAATCCTGAGCGTCCATAACAAAAAGAAGTCTGCCGTAGCTGCATCTGAACGTTTGCAGTGCCAGCAGTGTGCCTTCACCTGTAAACAGGAGCGATGCATGGCACAGCATGTTGCGCTGAAGCACAAAGGTGCACGACCTCACCTGTGTCGATATTGTCCTTTTAGCACCACGAGGCGCTATCGCTTGGAAGAGCATGAGTCTCTTCACACAGGACTCGGCCGTCACAGCTGTGGCGTTTGCGATAAAACATTTGGAACTGTGACCAAACTGCGTCAGCACAAGACGCGTATCCACGACAAAGAGCCCACACACTTCTGCTCCCTGTGTGACTTCAGTGGCTACACGCTGGACGATGTGAGACGGCACAAGCTCAGATGCCACACGGGGGAGTTACACCACTCCTGCGGCCATTGTGACGCACAGTTTAGCTCTGAAGTTGCACTGAGAAAGCACTGTAAACGTGTGCACAAGCTCCAGGTCTCTTTTTCATGTAAGCAGTGTGACTTCACGTGTAGCAGCCAGACCTTACTGAAGAGCCACCAAGAAAACAAGCACCCTCAGGTGAAGTGCAGCACCTGCCAGGAAGCTTTTGAGACAAAAGAAAGCCTGGAGATCCATCAGAGAATCCACCTGGCACATCATTGTCAGCTGTGTCCGTTTGCTGCCAAAACAAAGCAGCTGTTAGCCCGACACCTTCTCAACAAACACGAGGAGGGGTCCCCGGAGGACAAGCCTCTCAGGTGCAGCGCCTGTCAGTTTGCTTGTCGGCACCAGCTGGTGTTAGAGCAGCACCTGCGCTCACACGGGGGGAAACGTCTGTACAAATGCACAGACTGCAAGTATTCAACCAGGAACAAACAGAAGATCACGTGGCACATTCGCATCCACACTGGGGAGAAGCCTTACAGCTGTGAGCAGTGCAGTTACACCTGCACCGATCCGTCCAGGTTAAAG cttcacatGAGGGTTCAccaagaggagaagaagtatCTCTGTCCGGAGTGCGGCTACAAATGCAAGTGGGCAACTCAGCTGAAATACCACATGGCCAAACACACAG GAGACAAGCCGTATGCCTGTGATGAGTGTGAGTACCGCACAAACCGAGCAGACGCTCTCCGTGCCCATCGAGACACGCAGCACTGCAGCCTGCGCCCCTTTGTCTGCGAGAAATGTGGTAAAGCCTTCAAGACTAGTTTTGTACTGAAGACCCACCAGCGTCAGCACAGCGACGACCGGCCCTACACGTGTGGATTGTGCAGCAAGGCCTTCAGGTGGCCGGCCGGTCTCAGGCATCACTTCCTCTCACACACCAAGCAGCAGCCTTTCTGCTGCCGTCACTGCTCCTACAGAGCCAAACAGAAGTTTCAGGTggtcaaacatttaaagaggcATCATCCAGAGGTGTCAGCAGAGCAGGGCGTGGTGAGGGACTCTGAGGCAGGGAGTCTGACCCTGAAGGAGGCAATGCAGGagaggctggaggagagagaggcagaagaggtggaggaggaggaagggactGCTGAGGAGGGACAGGACGAGGAACATGGAGTAGTTGAAGAGCATGTGCAAAGAGAGGAAGACTTTAAGAAGTAG